One window of the Rhipicephalus sanguineus isolate Rsan-2018 chromosome 2, BIME_Rsan_1.4, whole genome shotgun sequence genome contains the following:
- the LOC125757259 gene encoding uncharacterized protein LOC125757259: MPSWHFIFAKGGGFLTGKSFTPCIDNVPLMQASSPREAFKILFLAHFASTLPTQKRSIANVSPGKGTTTDHTRGKQHNLNPKVPSLSSSLKDLTFKHMCRPTRTISPRDS; this comes from the exons atgccaagttggcatttcatatttgctaaag gtggtggtttcctgacagggaagtccttcacaccttgcattgacaacgttcctctcatgcaagcatccagtcctagagaggcgttcaagatattattcctggcacactttgcgtcaacTTTGCCcacccaaaagag gtcaattgccaATGTCAGTCCCGGAAAGGGCACAACGACTGACCATacacgtgggaaacagcacaacCTGAACCCGAAAGTGCCGTCATTGAGTAGCTCCCTGAAGGACTTGACGTTCAAACATATGTGCcggccaactcgaacaatatccccgAGAGATTCCTGA